The genomic segment CGTCGGTGAgggagagagaatgatgcatctcACTCTATCATCAGGAGGCTAATTAATGactgtattatattatactatgtACATTgtatctaaactgaatctgccatgTACTCACTCATAACTGCTTGCGCGGCTTAGAGCTGCACTCATCTCTGGTTCTCTCCTGACTGTCCCATGACAGtctggacacacacacacgtcTTGGCCCTGACAAgccaagggaacaaaacatcctcacttTGAGTAAAAAATTTCCATactgcattctactttggcacaacacaggcacagcaaatgataagaattgtgttaagttcagagaatgtgaatctcagaaatctttgagaagaattgtgccttgcttttctctgtgaagagaaatgtggcaacGGGGGTAATGTTGCCTCTCCAAGGAGCCCACAACTCAACGGCTCTCTGAGCCTGCAGGGTTTGGAGACACgcctggggagggtttgggaggAGGTGTGTCAGTGGGAAGAGGTTTGTtggagctgcaggtggctgTGTTGGCTCTCCCCAGACTGCAGCAGGGCCGCCGAGCAGATGAAGAACAACCCCCGGCACAAGCCCTACCTGGAAGGGGTCTCGCTGCACCAGCTGGAGAAACTCTACAGCTTGCTGAGAGATCATCTGGAGGGACAGAGCCTGTCTGAGAGCTTGGGAAGGTATCATCACGAACACACCATTGACCCAGAGGAGGATATGAACAAACTGGATGACAAGGAACTGGCCAAAAGGAAGAGCATCATGGACGAGCTCTTCGAAAAGAACAGGAAGAGGAGGGATGACCCTGACTTTGTTTACAACGTTGAGGTGGATTTCCCACAGGATGAGCACCTGGAGTCCTGTGCCTGGGACACGGAGTCAGATGAAGAAATGTGATTCCAGACAAAGATGGGCAGTTCAGAGACAAATCTCAGTGTCCCAGAAGAGAGAACAATGTCACCATACACTGGCTCAGGAGAACCCAAGGTGCCACAGCAATCCCAGGCTTAAGTCAGCTTTATTT from the Camarhynchus parvulus chromosome 9, STF_HiC, whole genome shotgun sequence genome contains:
- the CEP19 gene encoding centrosomal protein of 19 kDa, yielding MATARRGRTAPGEEREREEEMEMEQEEEEEEEKEVCFRYPHGRAAGDSDGSRMTFSAQKCGVCFQPPSIILIYRDNIQEKMRQRIMPIRNFSRFSDCSRAAEQMKNNPRHKPYLEGVSLHQLEKLYSLLRDHLEGQSLSESLGRYHHEHTIDPEEDMNKLDDKELAKRKSIMDELFEKNRKRRDDPDFVYNVEVDFPQDEHLESCAWDTESDEEM